From Bradyrhizobium symbiodeficiens, the proteins below share one genomic window:
- the cysG gene encoding siroheme synthase CysG — translation MRFLPVFLDLKAGPVVLIGAGELLRAKLRVLSAAGARLRVHAIDGNQDLGLNSEDAARIEIATGDPLAADLAGVIAVVCAGAGDVGVAMSARAKALGLPVNVMDDLEHSSFIFPAIVDRGDVVVAVGTGGTSPVVARRVREKIEALLPARIGELAEFIGGFRKSVNERIAEFPLRRRFWERVIDGSIGAAVLGGRRSEADAALKAIADPSEFARADKPEGSVALVGAGPGDPDLLTIKALRALQDADIVFHDELVSPDILDRIRRDTTRVAVGRRVGKPGIGQDAINQRMIEAAQAGQRVVRLKGGDPFVFGRGGEEVEALRAAGVAYSIIPGITAGLGGAADFEVPLTYRHEATRITFLTAHKARDAEAVDWSTLTDTRMTVVVYMGMTAAPAVRAGLFAAGRSPETPVGVFARVTRPDAQGAIGTLRDLPELVRRVSGGPAILIIGDVVRHAGSLRRDIPEKTPKQIISDLLDAAE, via the coding sequence ATGCGGTTCTTGCCGGTGTTTCTCGATCTCAAGGCCGGTCCGGTGGTCCTCATCGGCGCGGGTGAGCTTTTGCGTGCCAAGCTGCGCGTGCTCTCTGCGGCCGGGGCGCGTCTCCGCGTGCATGCGATCGATGGCAATCAGGACCTGGGTCTGAACTCCGAGGACGCGGCGCGCATCGAGATCGCGACGGGGGATCCGCTTGCGGCCGATCTTGCAGGCGTCATAGCTGTGGTCTGCGCCGGCGCAGGCGATGTCGGCGTGGCGATGTCGGCTCGCGCCAAGGCGCTCGGCCTGCCCGTCAACGTCATGGACGATCTCGAACATTCCAGCTTCATCTTTCCGGCGATCGTGGATCGCGGCGATGTCGTGGTCGCGGTCGGCACCGGCGGCACTTCGCCCGTCGTGGCACGGCGCGTGCGTGAGAAGATCGAGGCGCTGCTGCCCGCCCGTATTGGTGAGCTCGCCGAGTTCATCGGCGGCTTCCGTAAATCCGTCAACGAGCGCATCGCCGAGTTTCCGTTGCGCCGCCGGTTCTGGGAGCGCGTCATCGACGGCTCGATCGGCGCCGCCGTGCTCGGCGGTCGCAGGAGCGAGGCGGATGCTGCGCTCAAGGCGATTGCCGATCCCTCCGAATTCGCGCGTGCCGACAAGCCGGAAGGCTCGGTCGCGCTGGTCGGTGCCGGACCCGGCGATCCCGATCTTCTCACCATCAAGGCGCTGCGCGCATTGCAGGATGCCGACATCGTCTTCCATGACGAACTGGTTTCGCCTGACATTCTCGACCGCATCCGCCGCGACACGACGCGCGTTGCCGTCGGCCGCCGTGTCGGCAAGCCTGGCATCGGCCAGGACGCCATCAACCAGCGGATGATCGAGGCCGCGCAAGCCGGCCAACGCGTCGTGCGTCTGAAGGGCGGCGATCCCTTCGTGTTCGGTCGTGGCGGTGAAGAGGTCGAAGCGCTGCGCGCGGCCGGTGTTGCCTATTCGATCATTCCCGGCATCACCGCCGGCCTTGGCGGCGCAGCCGATTTCGAGGTGCCGCTCACCTATCGTCATGAAGCCACCCGCATCACCTTCCTGACCGCGCACAAGGCGCGCGACGCGGAAGCGGTGGACTGGTCGACCCTGACCGACACCAGAATGACCGTGGTGGTCTATATGGGCATGACCGCCGCGCCCGCAGTGCGCGCCGGCCTGTTCGCTGCAGGCCGTTCGCCGGAGACGCCGGTTGGCGTGTTCGCGCGCGTGACGCGTCCCGATGCGCAAGGCGCGATCGGCACGCTGCGCGACCTTCCCGAGCTTGTGCGGCGGGTCAGCGGCGGTCCCGCCATTCTCATCATCGGCGATGTGGTCCGGCATGCCGGCTCGCTTCGCCGCGACATCCCCGAGAAAACCCCGAAGCAAATCATCTCTGACCTATTGGATGCAGCCGAATGA
- the cysT gene encoding sulfate ABC transporter permease subunit CysT produces MGLTLSWLSIIILIPLAGLFLKSLELSPEQFWNILSSRRTLNALRVSFGLAFAAACVNLVMGSIIVWALVRYRFPGRRLFDAIVDVPFALPTAVAGVALTALFAEKGWLGAPLAALGIKVAFTPVGIFVAMIFIGIPFVVRTVQPVLQDLDPEIEEAAGSLGASRWQTIVRVILPSLAPALLTGLALAFARAVGEYGSVIFIAGNLPNVSEIAPLLIVIRLSEFRYADATAIAVVMLVVSFVIIFAVNRLQRWAQSRIPVR; encoded by the coding sequence ATGGGGCTGACGCTTTCCTGGCTGTCGATCATCATCTTGATTCCACTCGCCGGCCTGTTCCTGAAATCGCTCGAGCTTAGCCCCGAGCAATTCTGGAATATCCTCTCCAGCCGCCGCACTCTGAACGCGTTGCGCGTGTCCTTCGGACTCGCCTTCGCTGCGGCCTGCGTCAATCTCGTCATGGGCAGCATCATCGTCTGGGCGCTGGTGCGCTATCGCTTCCCCGGAAGGCGGCTGTTCGACGCTATCGTCGACGTGCCCTTCGCGCTGCCGACGGCGGTCGCGGGCGTCGCGCTGACTGCGCTGTTCGCCGAGAAGGGCTGGCTGGGGGCGCCACTAGCGGCGCTCGGCATCAAGGTGGCGTTCACGCCGGTCGGCATCTTCGTCGCCATGATCTTCATCGGCATTCCCTTCGTGGTGCGCACGGTGCAGCCGGTGCTGCAGGATCTCGATCCTGAGATCGAGGAAGCCGCGGGCAGCCTCGGCGCCAGCCGCTGGCAGACCATCGTCCGCGTGATCCTGCCCTCGCTGGCGCCGGCGCTGCTCACCGGGCTCGCGCTCGCCTTCGCGCGCGCGGTCGGCGAATACGGCTCGGTGATCTTCATCGCCGGCAATTTGCCGAACGTCTCGGAGATCGCGCCGCTCCTGATCGTGATCCGCCTCTCCGAATTCCGCTATGCCGATGCAACGGCGATCGCGGTCGTCATGCTCGTCGTCTCCTTCGTCATCATCTTCGCCGTCAACCGGCTCCAGCGCTGGGCGCAGAGCCGGATTCCGGTGCGTTGA
- the cysW gene encoding sulfate ABC transporter permease subunit CysW has protein sequence MTMQIAHSGPLTSSDEKARAREALARDNLRTEPKAVRIAIITIAITFLTVFVVLPLVVVFAHALSKGIAAYLSALAEPEALAAIKLTLIVAAISVGLNLVFGLVAAWAIAKFDFPGKTFLITLIDLPFSVSPVISGLVFVLLFGAQGYFGSWLRDHDIQILFAVPGIALATTFVTFPFVARALIPLMQEQGTQEEEAAVSLGASGLQTFFRVTLPNIKWGVLYGVLLCNARAMGEFGAVSVVSGHIRGETNTMPLLVEILYNEYQFVAAFAIASLLAMLALITLIAKTVLERHLDEGEDASDH, from the coding sequence ATGACGATGCAGATCGCCCATTCAGGCCCGCTCACTTCGTCCGACGAGAAGGCCCGCGCACGCGAAGCCCTCGCGCGGGACAATCTGCGCACCGAACCGAAGGCCGTGCGCATCGCCATCATCACGATCGCGATCACCTTTCTCACTGTCTTCGTCGTGCTGCCGCTGGTGGTGGTGTTCGCGCACGCGCTCTCGAAGGGGATCGCCGCTTATCTGTCTGCGCTCGCCGAGCCGGAGGCGCTTGCGGCGATCAAGCTGACGTTGATCGTCGCTGCAATTTCAGTCGGTCTCAATCTCGTCTTCGGCCTCGTCGCCGCCTGGGCGATTGCAAAATTCGATTTCCCGGGCAAGACCTTCCTGATCACGCTGATCGATCTGCCGTTTTCGGTGAGCCCGGTGATCTCCGGCCTCGTTTTCGTGCTGCTGTTCGGCGCGCAGGGCTATTTCGGCAGCTGGCTCAGGGATCATGACATCCAGATCCTGTTCGCGGTGCCTGGCATCGCGCTGGCCACCACCTTCGTCACCTTCCCGTTCGTGGCGCGCGCGCTGATCCCCTTGATGCAGGAGCAGGGCACGCAGGAGGAGGAGGCTGCGGTTTCGCTCGGCGCCTCCGGCTTGCAAACCTTCTTCCGCGTTACCTTGCCCAACATCAAATGGGGCGTGCTCTACGGCGTGCTGCTCTGCAACGCGCGCGCGATGGGCGAGTTCGGCGCAGTCTCCGTCGTCTCCGGCCATATCCGCGGCGAGACCAACACGATGCCGCTGCTGGTCGAGATCCTCTACAACGAATACCAGTTCGTCGCCGCGTTCGCGATCGCCTCGCTGCTGGCGATGCTGGCGCTGATCACGCTGATCGCAAAGACCGTCCTGGAACGTCATCTCGACGAAGGGGAAGACGCAAGTGACCATTGA
- a CDS encoding DUF934 domain-containing protein — MPLVNGGKIADDGFVKLAVDTPLPEGGDILMPAERFIGEADALLDRAGKVGVIWPNNRDISELVPYLGKLAVVALVFPTFRDGRAYSQARLLRERYNYRGELRATGQVLRDQFVFMLRAGFDSFEVKKQADAEAFMQTAKRYSVFYQPTGDGRITALHRRMQLRHSEGVGT, encoded by the coding sequence ATGCCACTCGTTAACGGCGGAAAGATCGCTGACGACGGCTTCGTCAAGCTGGCCGTCGACACGCCGCTGCCCGAGGGCGGCGACATCCTGATGCCGGCCGAGCGCTTTATCGGCGAGGCCGATGCGCTGCTCGACCGTGCCGGCAAGGTCGGCGTGATCTGGCCGAACAACCGCGACATCAGCGAACTCGTGCCCTATCTTGGCAAGCTCGCCGTGGTCGCGCTGGTGTTCCCGACCTTCCGCGACGGCCGCGCCTACAGCCAGGCCCGCCTGCTGCGCGAGCGCTACAATTACCGCGGTGAACTGCGCGCCACCGGCCAGGTGCTGCGCGACCAGTTCGTGTTCATGCTGCGCGCCGGCTTCGACTCGTTCGAGGTCAAGAAGCAAGCCGACGCGGAAGCCTTCATGCAGACCGCGAAGCGTTACTCGGTGTTCTACCAGCCGACCGGCGACGGCCGCATTACGGCCTTGCACCGGCGCATGCAGTTGCGCCATTCCGAAGGTGTCGGCACGTGA
- the cysC gene encoding adenylyl-sulfate kinase: MNMIVTPASPATPNGTTRPQVRIVIVGHVDHGKSTLVGRLLHETGSLPDGKLEMLKAVSARRGMPFEWSFLLDALQTERDQGITIDTTQIRFRTNSRDIVLIDAPGHAEFLRNMITGASQADGAVLIIDALEGVRDQTRRHGYLLHLLGVKQVAIVVNKMDRVDFSAERFKEISDEISAHLNGLGVKPTAVIPISARDGDGVADRTDRIGWYKGPTVVEALDALEPARPLEALALRLPVQAIYKFDDRRILAGRIESGSLIAGDEIVIMPAGKIAKIKTVESWPVTPVAGRQGAGRSVGITLDRELFIERGDIIAHVSAAPRETRRLRARIFWLHDKPLAKGDQLLVRSGPKESRATVVEIEKAVDPGELSSVENKAIGRNHVGEIDISLSNPIATDPYTENPRTGRLVIEVSGRIAGGGLVLSVDAGQRAVPVDIVPVESALRPDERSARYQHNGAVVWLTGLPASGKSTLAKALERRLFSNGGSPVLLDGDTLRAGLNSDLGFSAADRSENIRRLAEVATHLARNGHIAIVAAVSPAREDRAAARRIADTAFREIHVATPAEVCEDRDPKGHYKKARAGALASFTGIGNDYEAPQAAELVIDTSTRNVADAVHEIEQMLKTTGVLFDEVVDLAANI, translated from the coding sequence ATGAACATGATCGTCACCCCCGCTTCGCCGGCTACGCCCAACGGCACCACGCGTCCTCAGGTCCGCATCGTCATCGTCGGCCATGTCGACCATGGCAAATCGACGCTGGTCGGCCGTCTCTTGCACGAGACCGGCAGCCTGCCCGACGGCAAGCTGGAAATGCTCAAGGCCGTCAGCGCCCGGCGCGGCATGCCGTTCGAATGGTCGTTCCTGCTCGACGCGCTGCAGACCGAGCGTGACCAGGGCATCACCATCGACACCACGCAGATCCGCTTCCGCACCAATTCGCGCGACATCGTGCTGATCGACGCGCCCGGCCACGCCGAATTCCTGCGCAACATGATCACCGGCGCCTCGCAGGCCGACGGCGCGGTACTCATCATCGACGCGCTCGAAGGCGTGCGCGACCAGACGCGGCGGCACGGCTATCTCCTGCATCTGCTCGGCGTGAAGCAGGTCGCGATCGTCGTCAACAAGATGGACCGCGTCGACTTCTCCGCAGAGCGTTTCAAGGAAATCAGCGACGAGATTTCCGCGCATCTGAACGGCCTCGGCGTGAAGCCCACGGCGGTGATCCCGATCTCGGCGCGCGACGGCGACGGCGTTGCTGATCGTACCGACCGGATCGGCTGGTACAAGGGTCCGACGGTGGTCGAGGCGCTCGACGCCCTCGAGCCGGCTCGGCCGCTGGAAGCGCTGGCGCTGCGGCTGCCGGTGCAGGCGATCTACAAGTTCGACGACCGCCGCATCCTGGCGGGCCGGATCGAATCCGGCAGCCTCATTGCCGGCGACGAGATCGTGATCATGCCGGCCGGCAAGATCGCGAAGATCAAGACGGTCGAAAGCTGGCCGGTGACGCCGGTGGCGGGACGGCAGGGCGCGGGCCGCTCGGTCGGCATCACGCTCGACCGCGAATTGTTCATCGAGCGCGGCGACATCATCGCGCATGTGAGCGCTGCCCCGCGCGAGACGCGGCGGCTGCGCGCGCGCATCTTCTGGCTGCACGACAAGCCGCTCGCCAAGGGCGACCAGTTGCTGGTTCGGTCGGGGCCGAAGGAAAGCCGCGCCACCGTGGTGGAAATCGAGAAGGCGGTCGATCCCGGCGAATTGTCGAGCGTCGAGAACAAGGCGATCGGCCGCAATCATGTCGGCGAGATCGACATCTCGTTGTCGAATCCGATTGCCACCGATCCCTACACCGAAAATCCGCGAACCGGACGCCTCGTGATCGAAGTCTCGGGGCGCATCGCCGGCGGCGGCCTCGTGCTGTCGGTCGATGCCGGCCAGCGCGCCGTACCGGTCGACATCGTGCCGGTCGAATCCGCGCTTCGCCCCGACGAACGCTCCGCGCGTTATCAGCACAACGGCGCCGTGGTCTGGCTCACCGGTCTGCCGGCCTCGGGCAAGTCGACGCTCGCCAAAGCTCTGGAGCGGCGGCTGTTCAGCAATGGCGGCTCGCCGGTCCTGCTCGACGGCGACACGCTGCGCGCCGGGCTCAACAGCGATCTCGGCTTCTCTGCGGCCGATCGCAGCGAGAACATCCGCCGCCTCGCCGAAGTCGCGACGCATCTCGCGCGCAACGGCCACATCGCGATCGTCGCGGCGGTCTCGCCCGCGCGCGAGGACCGCGCCGCCGCGCGCCGCATCGCCGACACAGCGTTCCGTGAGATCCACGTCGCGACACCGGCAGAAGTCTGCGAGGATCGCGATCCCAAGGGGCACTACAAGAAGGCCCGCGCCGGCGCGCTGGCGTCGTTCACCGGCATCGGCAACGACTACGAAGCACCGCAGGCAGCCGAGCTCGTGATCGACACCTCGACACGGAATGTCGCCGATGCGGTCCACGAGATCGAGCAGATGCTGAAGACGACCGGTGTGCTGTTCGACGAGGTCGTGGACCTCGCCGCGAATATTTGA
- a CDS encoding sulfate ABC transporter substrate-binding protein — protein MEMMRRIVPLAAGLIATGFLAGAALAADINLLNVSYDPTRELYAEFNKAFANAYQKETGKSVEVKQSHGGSGSQARSVIDGLQADVVTLALAYDIDAIAAKGLTAADWQKRLPQNSSPYTSTIVFLVRKGNPKGIKDWDDLVKPGVAVITPNPKTSGGARWNYLAAWGFAQKKYGSADKAKDFIGKLFQQVPVLDTGARGATVTFVERGVGDVLLAWENEAYLALKEFGPEKIEIVAPPLSILAEPPVAIVDKVADRKGSRNAADAYLRYWYTKEGQEIAARNFYRPRDAEVAKKYENSFAKVEMFTIDEFFGGWTKAQKEHFGDGGVFDQIYKN, from the coding sequence ATGGAGATGATGCGCCGTATCGTTCCGCTCGCTGCAGGACTCATCGCGACGGGTTTTTTGGCAGGCGCGGCTCTCGCCGCTGACATCAACCTGCTCAACGTGTCATACGATCCGACGCGCGAGCTCTATGCCGAATTCAACAAGGCATTTGCGAATGCCTATCAGAAGGAGACCGGCAAGAGCGTCGAGGTCAAGCAGTCGCATGGCGGCAGCGGGTCGCAGGCGCGGAGTGTGATCGACGGCTTGCAGGCCGACGTGGTGACGCTCGCGCTCGCCTACGACATCGACGCGATCGCCGCCAAAGGCCTCACGGCGGCGGATTGGCAGAAGCGGTTGCCGCAGAATTCCTCGCCCTACACGTCCACCATCGTGTTCCTGGTGCGAAAGGGCAATCCCAAGGGCATCAAGGACTGGGACGATCTGGTCAAGCCGGGCGTCGCCGTGATCACGCCCAACCCGAAGACGTCGGGTGGCGCGCGCTGGAATTATCTTGCCGCCTGGGGTTTTGCGCAGAAGAAATACGGCTCGGCCGACAAAGCCAAGGACTTTATCGGTAAGCTGTTCCAGCAGGTGCCGGTGCTGGATACCGGTGCGCGCGGCGCCACCGTGACCTTCGTCGAGCGCGGCGTCGGCGACGTCTTGCTCGCCTGGGAGAACGAAGCGTATCTCGCACTGAAGGAATTCGGTCCGGAGAAAATCGAGATCGTGGCGCCGCCGCTCTCGATCCTCGCCGAGCCGCCGGTCGCGATCGTCGACAAGGTTGCCGACAGGAAGGGCAGCCGCAACGCTGCCGATGCCTACCTCCGGTATTGGTATACGAAGGAAGGACAGGAAATTGCCGCGCGCAACTTCTACCGTCCGCGCGATGCCGAGGTTGCCAAAAAGTACGAAAATTCCTTCGCAAAGGTCGAGATGTTCACGATCGACGAATTTTTCGGCGGCTGGACCAAGGCGCAGAAGGAACATTTTGGCGACGGCGGCGTGTTCGATCAGATTTACAAGAACTGA
- a CDS encoding phosphoadenylyl-sulfate reductase translates to MNAIAPQVSSVSVSALPSVAELDRALRDASPAEIIAAALKAVGREKLALVSSFGTESATLLKVMADVDPAIPVIFLDTGWLFEETLAYRDTLIATLGLKDVRSIKPAEEALSREDPDRELWFSDPDACCRIRKVEPLARALKPFSGWINGRKRFQGNARADIAVVEDDGARLKFNPFANVSREELEAIFVRAKLPRHPLVASGFRSVGCMPCTSRTAEGEDERAGRWRGRAKTECGIHTMKTS, encoded by the coding sequence GTGAACGCGATCGCGCCTCAGGTTTCGTCAGTGTCCGTTTCCGCGCTGCCCTCCGTGGCGGAGCTTGATCGCGCGTTGCGCGATGCTTCGCCCGCGGAGATCATCGCCGCGGCGCTGAAGGCTGTCGGGCGCGAGAAACTGGCGCTGGTGTCGTCCTTCGGGACGGAATCGGCGACGCTGCTGAAGGTCATGGCGGACGTCGACCCCGCGATCCCCGTGATCTTCCTCGATACCGGCTGGCTGTTCGAGGAGACGCTGGCCTATCGCGACACGTTGATCGCGACGCTTGGCCTGAAGGACGTCCGCTCGATCAAGCCGGCTGAGGAGGCGCTGTCGCGCGAGGATCCCGATCGCGAGCTCTGGTTCTCCGATCCCGACGCCTGCTGCCGCATCCGCAAAGTCGAGCCACTGGCGCGGGCACTGAAGCCGTTCTCGGGCTGGATCAACGGCCGCAAGCGCTTCCAGGGCAATGCGCGCGCGGACATCGCGGTTGTCGAGGACGACGGGGCGCGGCTGAAGTTCAACCCGTTCGCCAACGTCTCGCGCGAGGAACTCGAGGCCATCTTCGTCCGCGCTAAATTGCCACGTCACCCCTTGGTCGCCTCCGGTTTCCGGTCGGTTGGGTGTATGCCTTGCACGAGCAGAACGGCCGAAGGCGAGGATGAGCGCGCCGGTCGCTGGCGCGGCCGGGCCAAGACAGAATGCGGCATCCACACGATGAAGACTTCGTAG
- a CDS encoding nitrite/sulfite reductase, protein MYAYDEIDRTLVNERVSEFRDQVKRRLSGELTEDEFKILRLQNGVYLQLHAYMFRVAIPYGTLASNQLRALAHVARKYDRGYGHFTTRQNIQFNWIKLAELPDALEDLAEVGIHAMQTSGNNMRNVTSDQWAGVAPGEIEDPRIWSELIRQHTTLHPEFSFLPRKFKIAITASDHDRAAIKIHDIGLRLIKNEKGETGFEVLVGGGLGRTPFIGKTIKHFVHGRDILSYIEAILRVYNQYGRRDNIYKARIKILVHELGIEKFSREVEEEWQHIRNSSLQIDDEVIEDIRSRFTYPAYEKLPHMPDELRQAAADPEFEAWRKNSVAPHKVQGYSIVTISLKPIGGPPGDATAEQMDALADLADRYSFGEIRVGHEQNLALPHVAKRDLPALWKALDKLGLATPNVNLITDIIACPGLDYCSLANARSIPIAQELTRRFANHELANLIGRLHINISGCINACGHHHVGHIGILGVEKNGEEVYQITIGGRADENAALGNLIGPGVKFDEVADVVEDIVEAYLALRERPDELFMDTVKRLGVEPFKERVYATR, encoded by the coding sequence ATGTATGCTTACGACGAAATCGACCGCACGCTCGTCAACGAGCGCGTTTCGGAGTTCCGCGACCAGGTGAAGCGGCGTCTCTCCGGCGAGCTCACCGAGGACGAGTTCAAGATCCTGCGGCTTCAGAACGGCGTCTATCTGCAACTGCACGCCTACATGTTCCGCGTCGCGATTCCCTACGGGACGCTGGCGTCGAACCAGCTGCGGGCGCTTGCCCACGTCGCGCGCAAATACGACCGCGGCTACGGCCACTTCACGACGCGGCAGAACATCCAGTTCAACTGGATCAAGCTCGCCGAGCTGCCGGACGCGCTGGAAGATCTCGCCGAGGTCGGCATCCATGCGATGCAGACCTCCGGCAACAACATGCGCAACGTCACGTCGGATCAGTGGGCCGGCGTCGCGCCCGGCGAGATCGAGGATCCCCGCATCTGGTCCGAGCTGATCCGCCAGCACACCACGCTGCATCCGGAATTCTCGTTCCTGCCGCGCAAGTTCAAGATCGCGATCACGGCGTCCGATCACGACCGCGCCGCGATCAAGATTCACGACATTGGTCTGCGCCTCATCAAGAACGAGAAGGGCGAGACCGGCTTCGAGGTGCTGGTCGGCGGCGGTCTCGGCCGCACGCCGTTCATCGGCAAGACCATCAAGCACTTCGTGCATGGCCGCGACATCCTCAGCTATATCGAGGCGATCCTGCGGGTCTACAACCAATACGGCCGCCGCGACAACATCTACAAGGCGCGCATCAAGATCCTGGTGCACGAGCTGGGCATCGAGAAGTTCTCCCGTGAAGTCGAGGAGGAGTGGCAGCACATCCGCAACTCCTCGCTCCAGATCGACGACGAGGTGATCGAGGACATCCGCTCGCGCTTCACCTATCCGGCCTACGAGAAGCTGCCGCACATGCCGGACGAGCTGCGGCAGGCCGCGGCCGATCCTGAGTTCGAGGCATGGCGCAAGAACTCGGTGGCGCCGCACAAGGTGCAAGGCTATTCGATCGTCACGATCTCGTTGAAGCCGATCGGCGGGCCTCCAGGCGATGCCACCGCAGAGCAGATGGATGCGCTGGCCGATCTTGCCGACAGATATTCCTTCGGCGAAATCCGCGTCGGCCACGAGCAGAACCTGGCGCTGCCCCACGTCGCCAAGCGCGATCTGCCGGCGCTGTGGAAGGCGCTCGACAAGCTCGGCCTCGCGACGCCGAACGTCAACCTGATCACCGACATCATCGCCTGCCCGGGCCTCGATTATTGCTCGCTGGCGAATGCGCGCTCGATCCCGATCGCGCAGGAATTGACGCGGCGGTTCGCCAACCACGAGCTCGCCAACCTGATCGGCCGGCTCCACATCAACATCTCAGGCTGCATCAATGCCTGCGGCCATCACCATGTCGGCCATATCGGCATTCTGGGCGTCGAGAAGAATGGCGAGGAGGTCTACCAGATCACCATCGGAGGCCGCGCTGACGAGAACGCCGCGCTCGGGAACCTGATCGGGCCGGGCGTCAAGTTCGACGAGGTCGCCGACGTCGTCGAGGACATCGTGGAAGCCTATCTGGCGCTGCGCGAGCGACCGGATGAGCTGTTCATGGACACAGTGAAACGCCTCGGCGTCGAACCCTTCAAGGAGCGCGTCTATGCCACTCGTTAA
- a CDS encoding DUF2849 domain-containing protein, giving the protein MTSPLEQKKIKIAGPSVVTANRTWDGIVVYRTAAKSWSADLSEAAIVRNSDEAKALLAESVADDVGAIGPYIAPVQVGADGNIEPGNLREQIRRTGVTIGQSAQA; this is encoded by the coding sequence ATGACCTCCCCGCTCGAACAGAAGAAGATCAAGATCGCCGGCCCCTCGGTCGTGACCGCCAACCGTACCTGGGATGGCATCGTGGTTTATCGCACCGCCGCCAAAAGCTGGTCCGCGGACCTCTCGGAAGCCGCGATCGTGCGCAACTCCGACGAGGCCAAAGCGTTGCTTGCGGAGTCCGTCGCCGATGACGTCGGCGCGATCGGTCCCTATATCGCACCGGTGCAGGTCGGCGCGGACGGCAATATCGAACCCGGCAATCTGCGCGAACAGATCCGCCGCACCGGTGTGACCATCGGACAGTCGGCCCAGGCTTAA
- the cysD gene encoding sulfate adenylyltransferase subunit CysD codes for MDHLDQLEAQSIYIFREAFARLKKIALLWSLGKDSNVMIWLARKAFFGRVPFPALHVDTGKKFPEMYRFRDHYGKEWELDLRVEPCPPIDAVDPTLPPAARSAARKTEGLKMALAKYGFDGLIAGIRRDEEATRAKERVFSPRGLEGNWDVRDQPPEFWDHFNASPPQGAHLRIHPILHWTEADIWAYTKRENIPIIPLYLAKDGKRYRSLGDQDITNPVASTASNIDEILIELEQTKVPERAGRALDHETEDAFERLRVAGYL; via the coding sequence ATGGACCATCTCGACCAGTTGGAGGCACAGAGCATCTACATCTTTCGCGAGGCATTTGCCCGTTTGAAGAAGATCGCCCTGCTGTGGTCGCTCGGCAAGGACTCCAACGTCATGATCTGGCTGGCGCGGAAGGCGTTCTTCGGCCGCGTGCCGTTCCCGGCGCTGCATGTCGACACCGGCAAGAAATTTCCGGAGATGTACCGCTTTCGCGATCACTACGGCAAAGAATGGGAACTCGATCTGCGCGTCGAGCCCTGCCCGCCCATCGATGCCGTCGATCCGACGCTGCCGCCGGCTGCCCGCTCCGCTGCGCGCAAGACCGAAGGCCTCAAGATGGCGCTCGCCAAATACGGCTTCGACGGCCTGATCGCCGGCATCCGCCGCGACGAGGAGGCAACGCGCGCCAAGGAGCGCGTGTTCTCGCCGCGTGGCCTTGAAGGCAATTGGGACGTGCGCGACCAGCCACCGGAATTCTGGGACCATTTCAACGCCTCGCCGCCGCAGGGCGCGCATTTGCGAATCCATCCGATCCTGCATTGGACCGAAGCCGACATCTGGGCCTACACCAAGCGGGAGAACATCCCGATCATCCCGCTGTATCTCGCCAAGGACGGCAAGCGCTATCGCTCGCTGGGGGATCAGGACATCACCAATCCGGTCGCGTCGACCGCGTCCAATATCGACGAGATCCTGATCGAGCTCGAGCAGACCAAGGTGCCGGAACGTGCCGGCCGTGCGCTCGACCACGAGACCGAGGACGCCTTCGAGCGTCTGCGCGTCGCCGGCTATCTCTGA